A window from Plasmodium chabaudi chabaudi strain AS genome assembly, chromosome: 11 encodes these proteins:
- a CDS encoding E3 ubiquitin-protein ligase RNF5, putative, producing the protein MNETSKEYDSLYDCIYDYEDNDELINIVNNDNLVNFNTQNKSVHPCINQNKDPSNDQTKILTKNENHDEPNLFTDCISSNTLNDIDIYKDNQKVENIEKEKLGTRCKDEASTGKGSLLTSKTRINCNTHNSDTNKILENDNNNKSSELNKNITNSNEKNSTNNYVHINDDLNIIKNNHDEIENIYEKEINNDIKTIEETKDDNLNLLYQSSKELGSSPHELGFIILENTSEQIKKNERLLSKESKSGYDREKKNGNGYEQEQIDKNNINSNKQNEYNTTDNKNGSYQNNEKKETSSNNTPQQNDCNRSTFECNICFDDVRDPVVTRCGHLFCWFCLSAWIKKNNDCPVCKAEVTKENVIPLYGRGKNSSDHKYSTTEEPRPTPKRKENVRRNNDYSNNLGLRASFGVWANPFSFGMSYTNMSDQSHFYDNRNDNLRPQMDAFHVEAASSCFFFLGFFLSLYILFYSS; encoded by the coding sequence atgaatgaaACTAGCAAAGAATATGATTCTCTCTATGATTGCATATATGATTACGAAGATAATgatgaattaataaatatcgTTAACAATGATAACTTAgtaaattttaataccCAAAATAAATCAGTGCATCCATGcataaatcaaaataaagacCCAAGCAATGACCAAACAAAAATACtcacaaaaaatgaaaaccaTGACGAACCGAATTTATTTACAGATTGTATATCATCAAACACTTTAAACGacattgatatatataaagataatcaaaaagttgaaaatattgaaaaagaaaaattggGGACTCGTTGCAAAGATGAAGCATCAACAGGCAAAGGCTCTTTACTAACCTCAAAAACTAGGATAAATTGTAATACTCATAATAGTGAtactaataaaattttagaaaacgataacaataataaatcgagcgaattaaataagaatattactaattcaaatgaaaaaaattcaacGAATAattatgtgcatataaatgatgacttaaatattataaaaaataatcatgaTGAAAtcgaaaatatatatgaaaaagaaattaataACGATATAAAAACCATTGAAGAAACCAAAGATGATAACCTAAATCTTTTATATCAAAGCTCAAAGGAACTTGGATCGTCACCCCATGAACTtggttttataattttagaGAATACATctgaacaaataaaaaaaaacgaaagaTTATTAAGTAAAGAATCTAAAAGTGGGTACGATcgagagaaaaaaaatggaaatggATATGAGCAAGAGcaaattgataaaaataacataaatagtaataaacaaaatgaatataatacaaccgataataaaaatggttcatatcaaaataatgagaaaaaagaaacttCAAGTAATAATACCCCACAACAAAATGATTGCAATAGAAGTACATTTGAATGCAATATATGCTTTGATGATGTAAGAGATCCTGTTGTTACTAGATGTGGTCATTTGTTTTGTTGGTTTTGTCTTTCTGCAtggattaaaaaaaataatgattgCCCTGTATGCAAAGCAGAAGTAACCAAAGAAAATGTAATACCTTTGTATGGTAGAGGAAAAAATAGTAGTGatcataaatattcaaCTACTGAAGAACCCAGACCTACACctaaaagaaaagaaaatgttCGAAGAAATAACGACTATTCTAATAATTTAGGATTAAGAGCTTCCTTTGGTGTATGGGCCAATCCGTTTTCTTTTGGCATGTCCTATACAAACATGTCTGACCAATCACATTTTTATGACAATagaaatgataatttaagGCCACAAATGGATGCATTTCATGTTGAAGCTGCTTCTTCgtgtttctttttcttaggattttttttgtctttgtacattttgttttattcgtcttag
- a CDS encoding mitochondrial import inner membrane translocase subunit TIM22, putative, with product MSLNNNNGNNYNNRGNSILLSDKYINLNVFKKGEELTDQEKLFLKVNTYLNDGILPKCIGMGLGGGFLGALIGVFFFTMQPTNIDYNLTYKEQIKEQFIMFKQSVKNSCTNFAKIGFLFSLYENSLQKIRATNDITNTLYSGCLTGATISYKKGLPSMISGCASFAAFSAVVEKLQRSNKF from the coding sequence ATgagtttaaataataacaatggGAATAATTACAACAATAGGGGTAATAGTATTTTACTAAGtgataaatacataaatttaaatgtttttaaaaaaggagAAGAATTAACTGAccaagaaaaattatttttaaaagttaATACATACTTAAATGATGGAATATTACCTAAGTGTATTGGTATGGGACTTGGTGGTGGATTTCTTGGGGCGTTAATTGgagtgtttttttttacaatgcAACCAACTAATATAGATTACAACTTAACTTATAAAGAGCAAATCAAAGAgcaatttattatgtttaaaCAGTcagtaaaaaatagttgTACCAATTTTGCTAAAATaggatttttattttccctttatgaaaattcattgcaaaaaataagagCAACAAATGACATAACTAATACTTTATACTCTGGTTGCTTAACAGGTGCAACTATTTCTTACAAAAAAGGTTTGCCTTCAATGATTAGTGGGTGTGCAAGTTTTGCAGCCTTTTCAGCTGTTGTTGAAAAATTGCAAAGATCAAATAAGTTTTAG
- a CDS encoding protein DJ-1, putative — translation MSMKKTALVVVASGSEDVEYITTVDILRRANIEVTTASIHDTEKVQLQSKNIVFADTIIDKVKNNIFDVIIIPGGMKGSNAISDCPVAIEMLREQKKNNRLYAAICAAPATVLHRHSLIDDVEAVAYPSFESDFKHIGKGRVCVSKNCVTSLGPGTAGEFAFKIVELLLGRDAALRLASGFLLHPSITF, via the exons ATGagtatgaaaaaaacagcATTAGTTGTAGTG GCTTCAGGCTCTGAAGACgttgaatatataacaacAGTTGACATATTAAGAAGAGCTA ATATCGAAGTAACAACAGCTTCAATACACGACACAGAAAAGGTTCAGCTccaatcaaaaaatatcgtTTTTGCTGATACGATTATAGATAaagtgaaaaataatatattcgatgtaataataatacccGGAGGAATGAAAGGATCTAATGCTATATCAGATTGCCCAGTTGCAATTGAAATGTTAagagaacaaaaaaaaaataataggcTTTATGCAGCTATATGTGCTGCACCTGCAACTGTTCTACATCGACATTCCTTGATTGATGATGTTGAAGCAGTTGCATACCCTTCTTTTGAAAGTGATTTTAAACACATTGGTAAAGGAAGAGTCTGCgtttcaaaaaattgtgTAACATCTCTTGGACCAGGAACAGCTGGCGAATTTgcatttaaaattgtagaATTACTACTAGGTAGAGATGCTGCCCTAAGACTTGCTAGCGGTTTTCTTTTACACCCATCtattactttttaa